GCCCCTGAACCTCTAACGTACCCGGAGCCGACCGTGACCGGCGCGGTTCCCGCCTCACCGAACGCCAGGGCCGCCAGTCGCAGCAGGCCCGTATCGGTGGTGGCAGGGAACGTGAACTCCAGAATGGTAGCCGGGGTGGGAGGCGGAGTGGGTCGCGGGCAGGCCGTGAGCAGCGCACACAGCGCCGCCACCCCACTCAGACGCAAAGCAGCAGGAATCTTCATATGTCTTTCACAGTAGCAACATGCTCATCACCAGACTGCCTCACATGACCACCCCTACCCTGAACTCCCCCCACCCGCCCACAGGACACGGCGTACCTCCCCAGAAGTGGGGCCGGGTCAACAGGCAGCAGAAGGGGCGTGGGGCAGCCTGCGCCCCCCGTGCCTCCTCGCTCCGTTTCAGGTGTGGGAACCCCCCGGGGCGGCCCGGGGGGTCTGTCGCATCTCGCTCTGCTCGGCCCTGCGGGCGCGATTACCTGTTCATGATGTGAATCGCCTGCTTGTGCACCGCCTCGGCGGCCTCCAGCACGCTTTCACCCAGGGTCGGGTGTGCGTGGATGGTCAGGGCGATGTCACTGGCGGTCGCGGCCATCTCCAGCGCCAGCCCCGCCTCGCCCAGCAGGTCGCTGGCGTGCGGCCCGACGATGTGCACGCCCAGCAGCAGGTCCGTGTCCTTCTCGACGACCATCTTCACGAAGCCGTCGGTCTGCTGGAGGGTCATGGCGCGGCCCGACGCGCTGAACGGGAAGTTCCCGGTCTTCACCTCGTACCCCTTGTCCTTCGCTTCCTGCTCGGTCAGGCCCACCCAGGCCAGTTCCGGGCTGGTGTACACCACGCCGGGAATGGCGACGGCGTCCTGCTCGGCGGGTTTCCCGGCGATCACCTCGGCCGCGACCAGACCTTCCTTCATGGCCTTGTGGGCCAGCATGGGGTTACTGGCGACGTCCCCGATGGAGTAGATGTGCGGGACGTTCGTGCGCTGCTGCCTGTCCGCCGGGATGAAGCCCCGGTCTGTGACGGTCACGCCCGCGTTCTGGGCGTTCAGGCCGTCGGTGCGGGGGCGGCGGCCCACGGCGACCAGCACGCGGTCGTAGACCTCCACGGTCTTCGTGCCGGTCTTCACGTCCTCCAGCTCCACGTGAATGCCGTCGGCTTTCTTCTCGGCTTTATTGGCTTTGGTCTGCACGGCGATCTCGATGCCCTGCTTCTTCATGGCCTTGCTGAATTCCTTCACGGCGTCCGCGTCCGCGCCGGGCACGACGCTGGGCATGAACTCGATGACTTTCACCTTGCTGCCCATGTTGTTGTACACGTGCGCGAACTCGAAGCCGATCACGCCGCCGCCCACGCACAGCATCCGCGCGGGCACCGGGTCCGGCATGACTAGCGCGCCCGTGCTGTCCACGATGGTCTCCTGATCCACGTCCAGGCCCGGCAGTTTCGCCGGTTCGCTGCCGGTCGCGATGATGATGCTGCCCGCCGTGACCGTCTGATCCCCGACCTTCACGGTGTGATCGTCCACGAAGCTGGCCTGCCCGGTCAGGTGCGTGACCTTGTTCGCCTTGAACAGCGCGCCCACCCCGCCCGTCAGTTTCTTCACGATGCCGTCCTTCCAGCCGTTCAGCTTCGCGATGTCCATCCGCTGCTCGCTGAACGTCAGGCCGAAGTCCGCCGCGTGCCGCGACGCCGCCACCATCTCACCGGCGTGCAGCAGCGCCTTCGTGGGAATGCAACCCACGTTCAGGCACACGCCGCCCACCTTCTCCCGCTCGGCGCACGCGACCTTCAGGCCCAGCTGCGCCGCGCGGATCGCCGCGTGATACCCGCCCGGCCCCGCGCCGATCACGAGCACGTCGTAGTCATA
This genomic window from Deinococcus sedimenti contains:
- the lpdA gene encoding dihydrolipoyl dehydrogenase, with amino-acid sequence MTKSYDYDVLVIGAGPGGYHAAIRAAQLGLKVACAEREKVGGVCLNVGCIPTKALLHAGEMVAASRHAADFGLTFSEQRMDIAKLNGWKDGIVKKLTGGVGALFKANKVTHLTGQASFVDDHTVKVGDQTVTAGSIIIATGSEPAKLPGLDVDQETIVDSTGALVMPDPVPARMLCVGGGVIGFEFAHVYNNMGSKVKVIEFMPSVVPGADADAVKEFSKAMKKQGIEIAVQTKANKAEKKADGIHVELEDVKTGTKTVEVYDRVLVAVGRRPRTDGLNAQNAGVTVTDRGFIPADRQQRTNVPHIYSIGDVASNPMLAHKAMKEGLVAAEVIAGKPAEQDAVAIPGVVYTSPELAWVGLTEQEAKDKGYEVKTGNFPFSASGRAMTLQQTDGFVKMVVEKDTDLLLGVHIVGPHASDLLGEAGLALEMAATASDIALTIHAHPTLGESVLEAAEAVHKQAIHIMNR